A window of the Miscanthus floridulus cultivar M001 chromosome 14, ASM1932011v1, whole genome shotgun sequence genome harbors these coding sequences:
- the LOC136505480 gene encoding uncharacterized protein yields MNPAAILIWNARGFNKKDRRNSVREVILSSNADIVCLQETKVANMNQRLFLSVFGSAFDKFLALPANGTRGGVLIAWKSSSCQALATRVDTYSVSVLFSEQEGRNWWFTGVYGPQADDEKVLFLQELRNIRALCNGPWLVAGDFNLIYQAADKNNTNLDRVMMGRFRRFLDDVEVKEIPLLGRKYTWSNERQSPTLVRLDRAFCCMDWEGIFPDSVLQSSAAGVSDHCPLILGLKVSTNGKRRFHFESFWTKVPGFLDAVKQNWEAPVQANCAVECLFLKLQRLSKGLQKWGQRKVGNIKVQLGMAKEVLHRLETERDSRELSDSEEWLRRKLKLHCLGLASLERTVARLRFRILYLQEGDANTAFFRQQARFRKKEKFHP; encoded by the coding sequence ATGAATCCAGCTGCTATTTTGATATGGAATGCGCGAGGCTTCAACAAGAAGGATCGCAGAAATTCTGTCAGAGAAGTCATTCTTTCTAGTAATGCGGACATTGTCTGTCTTCAAGAAACTAAGGTTGCAAACATGAATCAACGTTTATTCTTATCAGTTTTTGGCTCAGCTTTTGACAAGTTCCTTGCACTCCCAGCCAATGGTACACGTGGAGGGGTTTTGATAGCTTGGAAGAGCAGTTCATGTCAGGCACTTGCAACCAGGGTAGATACATATTCAGTCTCTGTCCTGTTCTCTGAACAAGAGGGTCGCAACTGGTGGTTCACCGGTGTTTATGGGCCACAAGCGGATGATGAGAAAGTGTTGTTCTTGCAAGAACTCAGGAACATCCGTGCTCTGTGCAATGGGCCCTGGCTTGTTGCAGGAGATTTTAATTTAATTTATCAAGCTGCGGACAAGAATAACACAAACTTAGACAGAGTAATGATGGGAAGATTCAGGAGATTTCTGGATGATGTCGAGGTCAAGGAGATTCCTCTGTTGGGTCGCAAATATACATGGTCTAATGAGAGGCAGTCTCCGACTCTTGTGAGATTAGATCGTGCCTTCTGTTGTATGGATTGGGAAGGCATCTTCCCTGATTCAGTTCTGCAGAGCTCAGCTGCTGGGGTCTCTGATCACTGCCCGCTTATCCTAGGCCTGAAAGTAAGCACCAATGGCAAACGACGGTTTCATTTTGAAAGTTTCTGGACCAAGGTCCCGGGATTCTTGGATGCGGTCAAGCAGAATTGGGAGGCTCCGGTACAAGCTAATTGTGCCGTTGAGTGCCTATTTCTAAAGTTGCAGCGGCTTAGCAAGGGTCTCCAAAAGTGGGGTCAGCGTAAGGTGGGGAACATCAAAGTCCAGCTTGGAATGGCCAAGGAGGTTCTCCATCGGTTGGAAACCGAGAGAGATTCCAGGGAGCTCTCTGACAGTGAGGAGTGGCTGCGCAGAAAGCTCAAGCTCCACTGCCTCGGGTTGGCCTCTTTGGAAAGAACTGTCGCTAGACTGCGCTTTAGAATTTTGTATCTCCAGGAGGGTGATGCTAATACCGCCTTTTTCCGCCAGCAAGCTCGGttcagaaaaaaagaaaaatttcATCCCTAA